A single window of Rhipicephalus microplus isolate Deutch F79 chromosome 5, USDA_Rmic, whole genome shotgun sequence DNA harbors:
- the LOC119173281 gene encoding uncharacterized protein LOC119173281: MNDVMVAIKKQKVEIKELQTEVTALKGNLQQHQRRLDDLEGRSRRHNLVIFGFPEPDCENATELRKKIIEELIGDKLGVVANSVERIHRIGKKCHDKVRPVIMNFFYYNEKLKVLKNCHQLKGTKISVNHDFCKASIAKRRKLWSHTNDFRAQGRKVSLDYDKLRVDDDIYEWDEQKDCLKCIRPQRNRDE, translated from the coding sequence ATGAACGATGTTATGGTAGctataaaaaaacagaaagtagAGATCAAGGAACTGCAGACTGAAGTTACAGCGTTGAAAGGTAATCTTCAACAACATCAAAGGCGTCTGGATGATTTAGAAGGTAGAAGCAGACGCCACAATCTTGTTATATTTGGTTTTCCTGAACCGGATTGTGAAAATGCTACAGAACTAAGAAAGAAGATAATTGAGGAACTGATAGGGGATAAACTAGGAGTGGTTGCTAACTCTGTGGAAAGAATACATAGGATTGGGAAAAAATGCCACGATAAAGTGCGACCGgtaataatgaattttttttacTACAACGAGAAGCTTAAAGTGTTAAAAAACTGTCACCAACTGAAAGGAACAAAAATCTCGGTAAACCATGACTTCTGCAAGGCCAGTATAGCAAAGCGCAGAAAACTCTGGTCTCATACCAATGATTTTAGGGCGCAAGGTCGCAAAGTATCGCTCGATTACGATAAGCTGAGAGTGGACGATGAtatatacgaatgggatgagcaGAAGGATTGCCTGAAATGTATCCGCCCGCAACGTAACCGCGACGAATGA